From Sporosarcina sp. Te-1, the proteins below share one genomic window:
- a CDS encoding LVIVD repeat-containing protein: MKKHAKRSLAIGLSAALLASSALYLFAPISYGTTDVPEDPVVFTAPKTGLNLNAPDAPLPEQKDAIQLLPGEPEEPASGSWGYDPKTGIFTHPTSTPDNEGPQPFEGSLPYLDQNQYSKNMNVEAFYPYVIGWGHSWQATFDLEGRRYLYDYETDMYNLFDITDPKNSVLIKNKKLDIKAGDKQFGPLNVKYNKKLDKTIAVQCYEVPRYGVLTNKYTNPEEVKKIKEREMLRGFRMFEVTSPDFENWKLLSETPLDDNSNAKDLIQQGSGCQDVPVYDGDQYLFVAGAPDDNFSNTEYKSYLYSGAQLAYDVSDPTKPKKLSTWWVPGQRKGEEEAYNANPRAGNKTSWMGSRMPLFIPKPVEEGGKYGYAAMGGFGFWVIDISDPTNMKAISHLDMPMSVSGTEGDNIDVSKVETTGMVYYSGYPLGEDCHEPYKEIYAIDVRDPFNPKIATTLERPTPPESAPFTDYCQRRGSFGPKRSGYATINPGDPSQRFMPYAFYNAGVQVFDLANPEKPTIEAYFVPKMSGDIQNEDGETTRPSDHSNPVHGIFVEWDRNLIWAFSNHGIYVLSSPLLGDPVIGYPTADEVEEEKE; this comes from the coding sequence ATGAAGAAACATGCAAAGCGCAGCCTTGCTATAGGTCTGTCCGCTGCACTACTCGCATCCAGTGCATTGTATTTGTTCGCACCCATCAGCTACGGTACTACAGATGTTCCCGAAGACCCAGTGGTATTCACAGCACCAAAAACCGGCCTGAATTTGAATGCTCCAGACGCACCACTTCCTGAACAAAAAGATGCTATTCAACTTCTACCAGGAGAGCCCGAAGAACCTGCATCCGGCAGTTGGGGATATGATCCGAAGACAGGGATTTTCACTCATCCTACGTCAACCCCGGATAATGAAGGGCCACAACCATTTGAAGGAAGTCTTCCCTATCTAGACCAAAACCAATACAGCAAAAATATGAATGTAGAAGCATTCTATCCCTATGTGATTGGCTGGGGTCATAGTTGGCAAGCGACATTTGATTTGGAGGGAAGGCGCTATTTATATGATTATGAAACAGATATGTACAACCTCTTTGATATTACCGACCCTAAAAATTCAGTGCTTATCAAAAACAAGAAATTAGATATAAAAGCTGGTGATAAACAATTTGGTCCCCTAAATGTAAAATACAATAAAAAGCTAGACAAAACGATTGCCGTACAGTGTTATGAAGTTCCCCGATATGGCGTGCTAACGAACAAATATACGAATCCCGAAGAAGTTAAGAAGATTAAAGAGCGGGAGATGCTCCGTGGCTTCCGTATGTTCGAAGTGACCAGCCCGGATTTCGAAAATTGGAAATTACTTTCTGAAACACCTCTTGACGACAATTCAAACGCTAAAGATTTAATACAACAAGGTTCAGGCTGCCAAGATGTCCCAGTGTATGATGGGGATCAATACCTTTTCGTCGCAGGGGCGCCTGACGACAATTTTTCGAATACGGAGTATAAAAGCTATCTATATTCAGGAGCTCAGTTAGCGTATGATGTTTCAGACCCAACAAAGCCCAAAAAACTATCCACTTGGTGGGTGCCTGGACAACGTAAAGGCGAAGAAGAAGCCTATAATGCCAATCCACGAGCTGGGAATAAGACCTCTTGGATGGGGTCACGAATGCCGCTATTCATTCCTAAACCTGTAGAAGAGGGTGGAAAATACGGCTATGCGGCGATGGGGGGATTTGGTTTTTGGGTAATCGACATTTCTGATCCTACAAATATGAAAGCGATTTCGCATCTTGATATGCCAATGAGTGTCAGTGGCACGGAAGGCGATAACATCGATGTATCCAAAGTTGAGACAACTGGAATGGTTTATTACAGTGGATATCCGCTTGGTGAAGATTGCCATGAGCCTTACAAAGAAATTTATGCAATTGATGTCAGAGATCCTTTCAATCCCAAAATAGCCACCACATTAGAGCGACCAACACCGCCCGAGTCCGCACCTTTTACAGATTACTGCCAAAGACGAGGCAGTTTTGGGCCAAAACGCAGCGGCTACGCAACGATCAATCCAGGGGATCCAAGCCAGCGTTTCATGCCGTATGCATTCTATAATGCCGGTGTCCAAGTGTTCGATTTAGCCAACCCTGAGAAACCGACAATTGAAGCTTACTTTGTACCAAAGATGTCAGGTGACATTCAAAATGAAGATGGAGAAACGACACGACCTAGCGATCACTCCAATCCTGTCCATGGCATTTTTGTCGAATGGGATCGTAACCTAATTTGGGCCTTTTCCAATCATGGAATATATGTCCTGTCTTCACCATTGCTCGGAGATCCTGTTATTGGATACCCAACAGCAGACGAGGTAGAAGAAGAGAAAGAATAA
- a CDS encoding GNAT family N-acetyltransferase has translation MTKKITLVTRAYNERAIALYEKLGFQQEGIFRQDSYDGERYYDSLSMALFL, from the coding sequence TTGACGAAGAAAATCACGCTCGTGACACGCGCGTACAATGAACGCGCGATCGCGCTGTACGAAAAACTTGGATTTCAGCAGGAAGGGATTTTCCGTCAGGACTCGTATGATGGAGAACGATATTACGACAGTCTTTCCATGGCGCTCTTCTTGTGA
- a CDS encoding S-layer homology domain-containing protein, translated as MKKLIVLLVALLISISLPGAVNAAGQPKFSDVPQTKHFAEAVESLAERNIIGGYPDGTFKPGNPITRGQAAAIIAKMLELNTDKVKNPGFKDVSPENGYYKAIAALAEKEIIGGYEDGRYGPNDPIKRGQMASILVKAFDLPRYAIEENPFKDVKNYPYISHSQNILIIYHLGITTGTSATTFSPNASITRGQAAKLLKATEELKPQMKTMKGSEFGWKRIEWFNDQEKNPGVFKAALVTGRKTPAGYTGDRLQIVPLKEGTGTLSFGEGSDFFPDDTNFKKYYVHVKKTDGEWSVTLEETDDHFPTAAGLEMTQEQTKQVEKVSLETMEGEPLSDSVAFKFCKKGMIDNLCIDIDNPGQYIATVSYKGGEEIRYGIEVKQRTAHFYYSIRTLQERTSHSVDLSNDNYYSVKPGHKIGKHIIPKGSEQIAVVTREKNTNIFRAEAKKSGNFMVEFPDDRVRVYSEGHVFFEGISIDVEQLGTILYVTVRPYLHDYWM; from the coding sequence TTGAAGAAACTAATTGTGCTACTAGTGGCACTGTTAATCTCGATCAGTCTTCCAGGTGCAGTCAACGCGGCAGGGCAGCCGAAATTTTCCGATGTGCCGCAGACAAAGCATTTTGCGGAAGCAGTGGAGAGCCTCGCGGAACGGAATATTATCGGAGGATATCCGGATGGGACGTTCAAGCCGGGCAATCCAATTACAAGAGGACAGGCCGCAGCCATCATCGCGAAGATGCTTGAGCTGAATACTGATAAGGTGAAGAATCCTGGGTTCAAGGATGTATCACCGGAGAATGGCTACTACAAGGCGATTGCCGCGCTGGCGGAGAAAGAAATTATTGGCGGCTATGAGGATGGCCGATATGGACCGAATGATCCCATCAAGCGGGGACAGATGGCGTCAATTCTTGTAAAAGCGTTCGATTTGCCGCGTTATGCCATCGAAGAGAACCCGTTCAAGGATGTGAAAAATTATCCTTACATTTCGCATAGCCAGAACATCTTAATTATCTACCATCTCGGCATTACGACGGGAACGTCGGCAACGACCTTTAGCCCGAATGCTTCCATTACGAGGGGGCAGGCCGCCAAACTCTTGAAGGCAACCGAAGAATTGAAGCCCCAAATGAAGACAATGAAGGGAAGCGAGTTTGGATGGAAAAGGATCGAGTGGTTCAATGACCAAGAGAAAAATCCAGGGGTTTTCAAGGCGGCATTGGTGACTGGACGAAAGACGCCTGCTGGTTACACGGGCGACCGCCTGCAAATCGTTCCACTGAAAGAAGGCACCGGCACGCTAAGCTTTGGAGAAGGAAGCGACTTTTTTCCAGATGACACAAATTTCAAGAAATACTATGTGCATGTCAAGAAAACGGATGGCGAATGGAGTGTGACATTGGAAGAGACGGACGACCATTTTCCGACTGCAGCAGGTCTTGAAATGACACAGGAGCAGACGAAGCAGGTGGAGAAGGTCTCTCTCGAGACGATGGAAGGAGAGCCGCTGTCAGATAGCGTGGCATTCAAGTTTTGCAAAAAAGGCATGATTGACAATCTCTGCATCGATATTGATAACCCGGGTCAATACATTGCCACTGTAAGCTACAAAGGCGGCGAGGAAATCCGGTATGGCATAGAGGTAAAGCAAAGAACGGCTCATTTCTATTATAGTATCCGGACTCTGCAGGAAAGGACATCTCACTCGGTTGACTTAAGTAATGACAATTATTACTCCGTGAAACCCGGACATAAAATCGGAAAGCACATTATTCCGAAAGGCTCCGAGCAGATTGCTGTTGTCACGAGGGAGAAAAACACCAATATTTTCCGCGCCGAAGCGAAGAAAAGCGGCAATTTCATGGTGGAATTCCCGGATGACCGCGTGCGCGTCTACTCTGAAGGCCATGTTTTCTTTGAAGGTATTTCAATTGATGTAGAGCAGCTGGGAACCATTTTATATGTGACGGTAAGGCCGTATCTCCATGATTACTGGATGTGA
- a CDS encoding polyprenyl synthetase family protein, with translation MNVRLRENADAVYQLAEKKASEYFATLSGQLANQIYATTLTKDIQAWKQNHIHHYPLFSRRRRKSNSHGYHSTIQWLNSSGKLDSYLDRSISYIFLRDLGKSLNSQQTQNRVQLIVDNLKEHLIHSSKNGGKAELFSMAGLYRWAQKEGVETTIIWLLNKLKLVSSIIPEGMDADEAKRKLIKIVTGVVLHQIEGMGEEIPDEERARRLDEAIRLGYSYGLTYPFIDDLLDSDVLFGEEKRQYSDLIRTTLVTGCVPELENWAGENEELIRSIHSELRDAFAYIEGQLRQETKADFLEQSYVFFHSQEVDREKDLLDATYTNEELYIPVILKSASSRLMARSVLSVEEDDGFDKRTFFYGIYNQLADDFADMFDDLEAGAVTPYTYYMKYQTTRPDLINPFALYWTVICHLIHNVYDSDKKTCDVMLNRAVNGLKRFKERMGDDKYNEVMQVFATGQSAFDQLIQKMVRKADDVEFFDKLLRDHMIANFKAKDQEREAFLETIDTVRGQINAALHIPEDGSESYLEEAVIEAANYSLQGDGKRLRPIMTWVMGVHEYGLNPSAIMPLLKSLEYMHTASLIFDDLPSQDNSSFRRGRPTVHHVYNTAVAELSGLYLSQKAVEEQASLDEFDSQAVLLLIRYSAGVTTEMCKGQAMDLNSKGKQLTLDQLHTMCFYKTGLAFEATLVMPAILAGRQVAELEKLKRFAYHAGIAFQIKDDLLDIEGDMDSLGKPTGKDAENNHSTFVSVLGADGARKAMWDHYCTAMELLQQMKYKTTYLEHFLSYIINRDN, from the coding sequence ATGAATGTTAGATTACGAGAAAATGCCGATGCGGTGTATCAACTTGCTGAGAAGAAGGCATCGGAATATTTTGCAACACTTTCTGGACAGCTTGCAAATCAGATTTATGCTACTACCTTAACGAAAGATATACAGGCGTGGAAACAGAATCATATTCATCATTATCCACTGTTTTCGCGTAGGAGGAGAAAATCCAATTCGCATGGATATCACAGTACTATTCAATGGCTTAATAGCTCTGGAAAACTTGATAGTTATTTGGATCGAAGTATTTCCTACATTTTCTTACGGGATCTAGGCAAATCTCTTAATTCCCAACAAACACAAAACAGGGTTCAACTAATCGTTGACAATTTAAAAGAACATCTTATACATTCGTCGAAAAATGGTGGGAAAGCAGAGTTGTTCAGCATGGCGGGGTTATATCGTTGGGCTCAGAAGGAAGGCGTTGAGACGACAATCATTTGGTTACTGAACAAATTGAAGTTAGTATCCTCCATAATTCCTGAAGGGATGGATGCAGACGAAGCGAAGCGGAAGCTCATTAAGATAGTAACCGGAGTCGTCTTGCATCAGATAGAAGGGATGGGAGAGGAGATTCCAGATGAAGAGCGGGCTCGGCGATTGGATGAAGCAATCCGTTTGGGCTATTCATATGGCTTGACGTATCCTTTCATTGATGATCTGTTGGACTCGGATGTTTTATTCGGTGAAGAGAAAAGACAATATTCCGATTTGATACGAACAACCCTTGTGACAGGATGTGTACCCGAATTAGAGAATTGGGCAGGAGAAAACGAGGAGCTGATTCGTTCCATCCATTCGGAGCTTCGTGATGCTTTTGCCTATATTGAAGGTCAATTACGGCAGGAGACAAAAGCCGACTTTCTTGAGCAGTCTTATGTGTTTTTTCATTCTCAGGAAGTGGACCGGGAAAAGGATCTGCTCGATGCAACCTACACGAATGAAGAGCTTTATATTCCAGTCATTTTAAAATCTGCTTCTTCTCGGCTGATGGCTCGCTCGGTTCTTAGCGTCGAAGAAGATGACGGGTTTGATAAACGAACATTCTTTTACGGTATTTACAATCAGCTGGCCGACGATTTTGCGGATATGTTTGACGACCTCGAGGCTGGCGCGGTAACACCGTATACGTATTACATGAAATACCAGACAACGCGGCCGGATCTCATCAATCCTTTTGCACTCTACTGGACGGTCATCTGCCATTTGATTCATAACGTGTATGATTCGGATAAGAAGACTTGTGACGTCATGCTGAACCGTGCAGTGAATGGATTGAAACGATTTAAAGAACGTATGGGAGACGATAAATACAACGAAGTGATGCAAGTATTTGCAACTGGACAATCTGCATTCGATCAGCTTATCCAGAAGATGGTCCGAAAAGCCGATGATGTCGAGTTCTTTGATAAACTGCTGCGCGATCACATGATTGCTAATTTTAAGGCTAAAGATCAAGAGCGGGAAGCCTTTTTAGAAACGATTGATACGGTACGCGGTCAAATCAATGCAGCTTTACATATTCCAGAAGACGGAAGTGAATCTTATTTAGAGGAAGCGGTCATCGAGGCTGCGAATTACAGCCTGCAAGGGGATGGAAAACGACTTCGACCCATCATGACATGGGTTATGGGCGTTCATGAATATGGGCTGAATCCATCTGCCATCATGCCTTTACTAAAATCATTGGAATACATGCATACAGCATCCCTCATCTTCGATGACTTGCCATCCCAAGACAATTCGTCCTTCCGCAGGGGACGTCCGACGGTACATCACGTATATAACACGGCTGTAGCTGAATTATCAGGTCTTTACTTGAGCCAAAAGGCGGTGGAGGAACAAGCGTCGCTCGACGAGTTTGATTCGCAAGCTGTGCTTCTTTTGATCCGCTATTCGGCTGGAGTGACAACGGAAATGTGTAAAGGCCAAGCGATGGACTTGAATTCAAAAGGCAAGCAATTGACATTGGATCAGTTGCATACGATGTGCTTTTATAAAACCGGCTTAGCATTCGAGGCCACTCTCGTCATGCCTGCAATTTTAGCAGGGAGGCAGGTAGCTGAACTGGAAAAGCTGAAGCGTTTTGCTTATCATGCAGGCATCGCTTTTCAAATTAAGGATGACCTGCTCGACATTGAAGGTGACATGGATTCACTTGGTAAGCCAACTGGCAAAGATGCGGAAAACAATCATTCGACCTTCGTATCGGTTCTCGGAGCTGACGGAGCTCGCAAAGCGATGTGGGATCATTACTGCACAGCTATGGAATTGTTGCAACAGATGAAATATAAAACGACCTATTTAGAGCACTTCCTAAGTTATATTATCAATAGGGACAACTAA
- a CDS encoding GNAT family N-acetyltransferase: MRIREIEKKDNMAIERIIKESLESYQLDIPGTAYFDPQLSNLTDYYKNEPNAKYWVLVDEAEQVAGGVGIAKFGKTGNICELQKLYIKPEAQGMGYAKKLMETALDFAKEHYTHCYLETVDKLETANHLYAKLGFQRLERPLDGSEHSTMDQWYLKELVRD; this comes from the coding sequence ATGCGGATACGTGAAATTGAGAAGAAAGACAATATGGCCATCGAGCGAATCATCAAAGAATCATTGGAATCCTATCAGTTGGATATCCCCGGAACGGCTTATTTCGATCCGCAGCTTAGTAATCTCACCGATTACTACAAAAACGAGCCAAACGCAAAATATTGGGTGTTGGTGGATGAAGCGGAGCAAGTGGCAGGCGGTGTGGGGATTGCCAAGTTCGGGAAGACAGGTAATATTTGCGAATTGCAGAAGCTTTACATCAAACCGGAAGCGCAAGGCATGGGGTACGCAAAAAAGCTGATGGAAACGGCATTGGATTTTGCCAAGGAGCATTACACACACTGTTATTTGGAGACGGTGGATAAACTCGAAACGGCGAATCACCTATATGCAAAACTCGGCTTCCAGCGGCTGGAACGTCCGCTCGACGGGTCGGAGCATTCAACGATGGATCAATGGTATCTGAAAGAATTGGTGCGGGATTAA
- a CDS encoding extracellular solute-binding protein, whose amino-acid sequence MEKRRYASAAAALLLAASLLGACSKGDSKDGEGPVVKVNETGMPIVDEKIQVEGFGAKRFASQDWDNLMLWDEYEKMTNIEVKWHTVATEVLAEKRNLELSAGNYPEFYFAAAIPKADLIKYGRQGVFLPLNDYIEKYAPNFKAILEQYPSIKAGITMADGNIYGFPAIYDPEFDALRAGTPWILQEWLDNVGMKEPETTEELYQVLKAFKEQDPNGNGIADEIPWGGGDGINAFIDFLRGSFGLNKQGRMNINLDFKEGTETFRFVPATDEYKELLKYLNKLYTEGLINQDVFTTTGLEFTTLASKGNIGVLSEIDPKTLMKLDGYVGLPVLEGPTGERAYNAVSTGLGNMGMFVLTEKAKNPEAMVRWMDHFYGEEGNKMFFMGFEGVTYENDENGNPQYMENITNNPDGLNLDQAISEYLTWPGGYYPGIVRQKFFQGAEGTKASAENAAKAKPFRVKDEDIIPGLNYTMDEQDQVSSIMTDIQTYIDEMTAGFITGRKSFDEWGSYIDEMNKMGAQTYLEISQQAYDRMKVEK is encoded by the coding sequence ATGGAAAAAAGGCGTTATGCAAGTGCCGCGGCGGCGCTTCTGCTGGCGGCGAGTCTGCTGGGGGCTTGCTCGAAAGGGGATTCGAAAGACGGTGAGGGGCCAGTTGTCAAGGTGAATGAGACAGGCATGCCGATTGTGGATGAGAAAATCCAAGTGGAAGGGTTCGGAGCGAAACGGTTCGCCTCACAGGATTGGGATAATCTCATGCTGTGGGACGAATATGAAAAGATGACGAATATCGAAGTGAAGTGGCATACGGTAGCCACTGAAGTGCTGGCGGAGAAGAGGAATTTGGAGTTGTCCGCAGGAAATTATCCTGAATTCTATTTTGCGGCGGCCATTCCAAAAGCCGACTTGATTAAATACGGAAGGCAGGGCGTCTTCTTGCCGCTGAACGACTATATCGAAAAATACGCGCCGAATTTCAAAGCGATTCTGGAGCAGTATCCCTCCATCAAGGCGGGTATTACGATGGCGGACGGGAATATTTATGGATTTCCGGCAATCTATGATCCGGAGTTCGATGCGCTTCGCGCCGGAACACCATGGATTTTGCAGGAATGGCTCGATAATGTCGGTATGAAGGAGCCGGAGACGACGGAGGAATTGTATCAAGTGCTGAAGGCGTTCAAGGAGCAGGATCCGAATGGAAATGGGATAGCGGATGAGATTCCGTGGGGCGGCGGGGACGGTATCAATGCGTTCATCGACTTCTTGCGCGGCTCGTTCGGGTTGAACAAGCAAGGCAGAATGAACATCAACTTGGACTTCAAGGAAGGCACGGAGACATTCCGGTTCGTTCCTGCTACGGATGAGTATAAGGAATTACTGAAATACCTGAACAAGCTGTATACGGAAGGGTTGATCAACCAGGACGTATTCACGACAACTGGCTTGGAGTTCACGACGCTCGCTTCGAAAGGGAATATCGGGGTGCTGAGCGAAATCGATCCGAAAACGCTGATGAAACTCGACGGTTATGTCGGCTTGCCGGTTCTGGAAGGGCCGACGGGGGAGCGCGCGTATAATGCGGTATCTACAGGCCTCGGAAATATGGGCATGTTCGTACTGACGGAGAAAGCAAAAAATCCGGAGGCGATGGTGCGCTGGATGGACCACTTCTATGGGGAAGAGGGCAATAAGATGTTCTTCATGGGCTTCGAAGGTGTGACGTATGAAAATGATGAGAACGGCAATCCACAATACATGGAGAACATCACGAACAATCCAGACGGTTTGAACCTGGACCAGGCGATCAGCGAATATCTGACGTGGCCGGGCGGGTACTATCCGGGAATCGTGCGCCAGAAGTTTTTCCAAGGCGCGGAAGGTACAAAGGCATCGGCCGAGAACGCTGCGAAAGCGAAGCCGTTCCGTGTGAAAGACGAAGACATCATCCCTGGATTGAACTACACGATGGACGAGCAGGACCAAGTCAGCTCCATCATGACCGACATCCAGACATACATCGATGAAATGACAGCCGGGTTCATCACAGGAAGAAAATCCTTCGATGAATGGGGCAGTTACATCGATGAAATGAACAAAATGGGCGCCCAAACGTACCTGGAAATTTCCCAGCAAGCATACGACCGAATGAAAGTGGAGAAGTGA
- a CDS encoding metallophosphoesterase gives MMNNKPIFSFFVCSDIQLTAKDVVSQQKLAAALQDMAAADPNAEALIINGDLVNNGEQASYDLFREIVKQNPTPEHVLYTIGNHEFFKNDGNDPSLKRFLSFANLENVYYSQTIHGYPFIFLGTESWGPVGSPTKDSAVLSDQQLKWLEGKVEELQHEEKPVFVFLHQPLPHSTYGTDIDYYRNGVIQDKEIRNLLSRLKHACLFAGHTHWDLRFPNMYAKQVTNFISTGAIYNTWGPTEEEEETVIDDDGSTGLHIDVHANRVHIKARDFTNHKWMPEYDFSIHM, from the coding sequence ATGATGAACAATAAGCCGATTTTTTCTTTTTTTGTTTGCAGTGACATACAGCTCACTGCAAAAGATGTCGTGTCCCAGCAAAAATTGGCGGCGGCCTTGCAAGACATGGCCGCCGCAGATCCGAATGCAGAAGCTTTGATTATAAACGGAGACCTCGTGAACAACGGGGAACAGGCGAGTTATGACCTCTTCAGAGAAATTGTCAAGCAGAACCCGACACCAGAACATGTCCTCTATACGATCGGTAACCATGAATTTTTTAAGAACGACGGAAACGACCCTTCGTTAAAGCGTTTCCTCTCCTTCGCCAATTTGGAGAACGTATACTATAGTCAAACCATCCACGGCTATCCATTCATCTTCCTCGGGACCGAAAGCTGGGGACCTGTCGGCAGCCCAACGAAAGATTCCGCGGTGCTGAGCGACCAGCAGTTGAAATGGCTTGAAGGGAAAGTGGAGGAACTGCAGCATGAGGAAAAGCCAGTATTCGTCTTCCTGCACCAGCCCCTACCCCATTCGACATACGGGACAGACATCGACTATTACCGCAACGGCGTCATCCAGGACAAAGAGATCCGGAATCTGCTATCGAGATTAAAACACGCTTGCTTGTTCGCGGGCCATACGCATTGGGACCTCCGCTTCCCGAACATGTACGCGAAACAGGTGACGAACTTCATTAGCACTGGCGCTATTTACAATACATGGGGACCGACGGAGGAAGAGGAAGAGACCGTCATAGACGACGACGGAAGCACGGGCCTTCATATCGATGTGCACGCAAACCGCGTCCATATTAAAGCACGGGATTTCACGAACCACAAATGGATGCCTGAATATGACTTCTCTATCCATATGTGA
- a CDS encoding MFS transporter: MTETTSSKKPVTVIALIMAVCLLGNEMLFIVLPLYWDFFGLTAVWQIGILLSVNRFIRILINPLIALFYQKMSIRAGILVAVLFSVCSTFAYGCLKGIWLLLIARCMWGVAWSLFRLGGYLTVITSSTSKTRGEYVGLFNGLWGIGTLLGMLLGGFLVEQFGVLPVTTGFALLGFLSFPLAYRHLPAAGSVEQHPVHAAEQKPEGQKHKGIALALLTGLSVSFVVYGIFSSTLSKLIEMQLNETIWIASLSIGAATLAGAIQAARTGWEPFLSPWLGKWSDRKWGRSRVLTVSLFAAAACYLLMPLAIPVPFFILIVFVFQLTTTLLVTMSDSNAADLATGESQVKTLSSYTLFSDSGAAFGALLAFIMIDFSGIRTLYWTAGSLLLVLAFLWIVEHRRRREQRAGR, from the coding sequence ATGACGGAAACGACCTCTTCCAAAAAGCCGGTCACCGTGATCGCCCTCATCATGGCGGTCTGCCTGCTCGGCAACGAAATGCTTTTTATCGTCCTGCCGCTCTACTGGGACTTCTTCGGCTTGACTGCCGTCTGGCAAATCGGCATCCTTCTTTCAGTCAACCGCTTTATCCGGATTTTGATCAACCCGCTGATCGCCTTGTTTTATCAAAAGATGAGCATTAGGGCCGGCATTTTGGTGGCGGTCCTGTTTTCCGTCTGCTCGACATTCGCGTATGGCTGCCTGAAAGGGATCTGGCTCTTGCTTATCGCGCGGTGCATGTGGGGCGTCGCATGGTCTTTATTCCGATTGGGCGGCTATTTGACGGTCATTACGAGCAGTACGTCAAAAACGAGAGGGGAATACGTCGGCCTGTTCAATGGCCTTTGGGGGATAGGCACGCTGCTCGGCATGCTGCTCGGGGGATTTCTCGTTGAACAATTCGGGGTCCTTCCTGTCACGACGGGATTTGCGTTGCTCGGCTTCCTCAGCTTCCCTTTGGCCTATAGGCATCTTCCGGCAGCGGGTAGCGTTGAACAGCATCCGGTGCACGCGGCGGAACAGAAGCCTGAGGGCCAAAAGCACAAAGGCATCGCACTCGCCCTGCTCACCGGCCTGTCCGTCTCCTTTGTCGTCTACGGCATCTTCTCGTCCACGTTGAGCAAACTGATCGAGATGCAGCTGAACGAAACGATCTGGATCGCCAGCCTATCGATCGGCGCCGCGACGCTTGCAGGGGCAATCCAAGCGGCCCGTACAGGGTGGGAACCCTTTTTATCCCCGTGGCTCGGAAAATGGTCCGACCGGAAATGGGGCAGGAGCCGGGTACTGACCGTGTCACTCTTTGCCGCGGCCGCGTGCTACTTGCTCATGCCGCTCGCAATTCCGGTGCCGTTTTTCATCCTGATCGTCTTCGTCTTCCAGCTCACGACTACTTTGCTCGTCACGATGAGCGATTCTAACGCGGCGGACCTTGCGACAGGCGAGTCGCAAGTCAAAACGCTTTCTTCCTATACCTTGTTCTCCGACTCTGGAGCGGCGTTCGGCGCCCTGCTCGCCTTCATCATGATCGATTTCTCCGGGATCCGCACGCTCTACTGGACGGCGGGCAGCTTGCTGCTAGTGCTCGCTTTCTTGTGGATCGTAGAACATCGCAGAAGACGCGAACAAAGAGCCGGCCGTTAG